In one Diabrotica virgifera virgifera chromosome 5, PGI_DIABVI_V3a genomic region, the following are encoded:
- the LOC114334787 gene encoding uncharacterized protein LOC114334787, with translation MLLEPIANTITSVEGDTPTISKCLHLFKKMVNTSLENVTKSPLLSKEEADTRAIFENRKKFAIYSVHFVANLLDPKYRGCELSSDEMTDATEVIYKVAQKMPDVDEAAVLADVVNFIAKEGLFKKAFLWNEDTIAAILASQSILH, from the exons ATGCTTCTGGAACCAATTGCTAACACAATTACCTCTGTAGAAGGTGACACACCAACGATTTCAAAATGTctgcatttatttaaaaaaatggttaacACCTCATTAGAAAATGTCACTAAAAGTCCATTGTTATCCAAAGAGGAAGCAGATACAAGGGCAATTTTTGAAAATCGGAAGAAGTTTGCTATTTATAGTGTTCATTTTGTAGCTAACCTTTTGGATCCAAAATATCGTGGCTGCGAACTTAGCTCAGATGAGAtg aCTGATGCGACAGAAGTCATATACAAGGTAGCACAGAAGATGCCAGATGTCGATGAAGCAGCCGTCTTAGCTGACGTTGTCAATTTTATTGCAAAAGAAGGACTATTCAAAAAGGCTTTTCTATGGAATGAGGACACAATTGCAGCTATCCTAGCTTCACAGTCAATCCTGCATTAG